A genome region from Salvelinus alpinus chromosome 26, SLU_Salpinus.1, whole genome shotgun sequence includes the following:
- the LOC139554644 gene encoding non-homologous end joining factor IFFO1-like isoform X3 yields the protein MPDFEHFRFSYSSMNPLLGENAFLVQQQQHNQMGSHSDSSMTGLDSYGAADSGFILGEHTGFGQDGISGLDLNALPPSGLAYLHQNNMHRAPPPPAAMALRNDLGSNISVLKTLNLRFRCFLAKVHELERRNKALEKQLQQALENNEDNLEGHGKKPLTKEMGVQTGFVGPIAVRPGHIPLQNVNNSAYLPGGLLSPSLNRPTTPSFESNSKSVFRNSTLTDSNSNLNSNQLTPHISLSPLLTPTDTSNTVSNINEKYVSSGTGMSTNPPPRFLPGTVWSYNHDRRFGAGRESRVTDMGVPCAQTDGVGVQIDTITPEIRALYNVLGKVKRERDEYKRRWEEEYTVRVDLQEKVAELEEDLQESEVCQDELALRVKQLKAELVLFKGLMSNNLSDLDSKIQEKAMKVDMDICRRIDITARLCDVAQQRNCEDMVQIFQMATPPSTLTRRPRKQAAQSVKGGDGDEPTSISESEADKDEESCSTSANQINEEMQRMLNQLRECEFEDDCDSLAWEETEETLLLWEDFPGYTLGAVETQGEQPQQQQEESIEKVIQDTESLFQTREKEYQETIDQIELELATAKSDMNRHLHEYMEMCSMKRGLDVQMETCRRLITQSGDRKSPPLVTAAMEDSDDGEKERSKVSPSADSESDEAYCDTKVNSGTVSHLPWRKS from the exons ATGCCGGATTTTGAGCATTTCAGATTTTCATACTCTAGCATGAATCCATTATTGGGGGAGAACGCGTTCCTGGTTCAGCAACAGCAGCATAACCAGATGGGGAGCCATTCTGATTCTTCCATGACAGGCCTAGACTCATACGGTGCAGCTGACTCAGGCTTCATCTTGGGCGAGCACACCGGGTTTGGACAAGATGGCATATCTGGCCTGGACTTAAATGCGCTGCCACCTTCAGGACTCGCTTATTTGCACCAGAACAACATGCACCGTGCGCCGCCGCCCCCCGCAGCGATGGCCCTGCGTAACGACTTGGGCTCCAACATCAGTGTTCTCAAGACCTTGAATTTGCGCTTCCGTTGCTTTTTGGCTAAAGTTCATGAACTGGAGCGTCGGAATAAAGCTTTGGAGAAGCAGCTTCAACAGGCTTTGGAAAATAATGAGGACAATTTAGAAGGACACGGGAAAAAGCCATTGACTAAGGAAATGGGAGTCCAGACTGGTTTCGTAGGGCCCATCGCAGTTAGGCCCGGACATATCCCACTCCAGAACGTCAATAACTCTGCATACCTGCCTGGGGgtcttctctctccatcactcaacAGGCCTACAACTCCCTCCTTTGAGTCCAACAGCAAATCAGTATTTAGGAACTCGACTCTGACTGACTCCAATTCCAACCTCAATTCCAACCAACTCACTCCACATATTTCCCTCAGTCCTTTATTAACCCCTACTGATACTTCCAACACTGTATCCAACATTAACGAGAAATATGTCAGTTCTGGGACTGGTATGTCTACTAATCCGCCTCCCCGGTTCCTTCCCGGCACCGTTTGGTCCTACAACCACGACCGCAGGTTTGGCGCGGGGAGGGAGTCGCGCGTTACAGACATGGGTGTGCCTTGTGCCCAAACGGACGGAGTAGGTGTTCAAATCGACACCATCACCCCTGAAATACGGGCCCTGTACAACGTGTTGGGCAAGGTGAAACGAGAGAGGGATGAGTATAAACGCAG ATGGGAGGAAGAGTACACAGTCAGAGTGGACCTCCAGGAGAAAGTGGCTGAGCTGGAGGAG gaccTCCAGGAGAGTGAGGTGTGTCAGGATGAGCTGGCCCTCAGGGTGAAACAGCTGAAAGCTGAACTGGTCCTCTTCAAAGGCCTTATGAGCAAC aACCTGTCGGATCTGGACAGTAAAATCCAGGAGAAGGCCATGAAGGTGGACATGGACATCTGTAGACGCATCGACATCACGGCTCGCCTGTGTGATGTGGCCCAGCAGAGGAACTGTGAAGACATGGTCCAAATCTTTCAG ATGGCCACACCTCCTTCCACTCTGACCCGCCGGCCCCGGAAACAGGCGGCCCAATCGGTTAAAGGCGGCGACGGGGACGAACCAACCAGCATCTCTGAGAGCGAGGCGGACAAGGATGAGGAGTCGTGTAGCACATCAGCCAATCAGATCAACGAGGAAATGCAGAGGATGCTGAACCAGTT GAGGGAGTGTGAGTTCGAGGACGACTGTGACAGCCTGGCCTGGGAGGAGACTGAGGAGACTCTGCTGCTGTGGGAGGATTTCCCAGGATACACTCTGGGGGCAGTGGAGACACAGGGGGAG caaccgcagcagcagcaggaggagtcCATAGAGAAGGTAATACAGGACACAGAGTCCCTCTTCCAGACCAGAGAGAAGGAGTATCAGGAGACCATCGACCAGAtcgag TTGGAGCTGGCCACGGCTAAGAGTGACATGAACAGACACCTGCACGAGTACATGGAGATGTGTTCCATGAAGCGAGGCCTGGACGTGCAGATGGAAACGTGCAGGAGACTCATCACCCAGAGTGGAGACAG
- the LOC139554644 gene encoding non-homologous end joining factor IFFO1-like isoform X2 produces MPDFEHFRFSYSSMNPLLGENAFLVQQQQHNQMGSHSDSSMTGLDSYGAADSGFILGEHTGFGQDGISGLDLNALPPSGLAYLHQNNMHRAPPPPAAMALRNDLGSNISVLKTLNLRFRCFLAKVHELERRNKALEKQLQQALENNEDNLEGHGKKPLTKEMGVQTGFVGPIAVRPGHIPLQNVNNSAYLPGGLLSPSLNRPTTPSFESNSKSVFRNSTLTDSNSNLNSNQLTPHISLSPLLTPTDTSNTVSNINEKYVSSGTGMSTNPPPRFLPGTVWSYNHDRRFGAGRESRVTDMGVPCAQTDGVGVQIDTITPEIRALYNVLGKVKRERDEYKRRWEEEYTVRVDLQEKVAELEEDLQESEVCQDELALRVKQLKAELVLFKGLMSNNLSDLDSKIQEKAMKVDMDICRRIDITARLCDVAQQRNCEDMVQIFQMATPPSTLTRRPRKQAAQSVKGGDGDEPTSISESEADKDEESCSTSANQINEEMQRMLNQLRECEFEDDCDSLAWEETEETLLLWEDFPGYTLGAVETQGEQQQEESIEKVIQDTESLFQTREKEYQETIDQIELELATAKSDMNRHLHEYMEMCSMKRGLDVQMETCRRLITQSGDRYQTPPHGAEHSKRSKRYPRKSPPLVTAAMEDSDDGEKERSKVSPSADSESDEAYCDTKVNSGTVSHLPWRKS; encoded by the exons ATGCCGGATTTTGAGCATTTCAGATTTTCATACTCTAGCATGAATCCATTATTGGGGGAGAACGCGTTCCTGGTTCAGCAACAGCAGCATAACCAGATGGGGAGCCATTCTGATTCTTCCATGACAGGCCTAGACTCATACGGTGCAGCTGACTCAGGCTTCATCTTGGGCGAGCACACCGGGTTTGGACAAGATGGCATATCTGGCCTGGACTTAAATGCGCTGCCACCTTCAGGACTCGCTTATTTGCACCAGAACAACATGCACCGTGCGCCGCCGCCCCCCGCAGCGATGGCCCTGCGTAACGACTTGGGCTCCAACATCAGTGTTCTCAAGACCTTGAATTTGCGCTTCCGTTGCTTTTTGGCTAAAGTTCATGAACTGGAGCGTCGGAATAAAGCTTTGGAGAAGCAGCTTCAACAGGCTTTGGAAAATAATGAGGACAATTTAGAAGGACACGGGAAAAAGCCATTGACTAAGGAAATGGGAGTCCAGACTGGTTTCGTAGGGCCCATCGCAGTTAGGCCCGGACATATCCCACTCCAGAACGTCAATAACTCTGCATACCTGCCTGGGGgtcttctctctccatcactcaacAGGCCTACAACTCCCTCCTTTGAGTCCAACAGCAAATCAGTATTTAGGAACTCGACTCTGACTGACTCCAATTCCAACCTCAATTCCAACCAACTCACTCCACATATTTCCCTCAGTCCTTTATTAACCCCTACTGATACTTCCAACACTGTATCCAACATTAACGAGAAATATGTCAGTTCTGGGACTGGTATGTCTACTAATCCGCCTCCCCGGTTCCTTCCCGGCACCGTTTGGTCCTACAACCACGACCGCAGGTTTGGCGCGGGGAGGGAGTCGCGCGTTACAGACATGGGTGTGCCTTGTGCCCAAACGGACGGAGTAGGTGTTCAAATCGACACCATCACCCCTGAAATACGGGCCCTGTACAACGTGTTGGGCAAGGTGAAACGAGAGAGGGATGAGTATAAACGCAG ATGGGAGGAAGAGTACACAGTCAGAGTGGACCTCCAGGAGAAAGTGGCTGAGCTGGAGGAG gaccTCCAGGAGAGTGAGGTGTGTCAGGATGAGCTGGCCCTCAGGGTGAAACAGCTGAAAGCTGAACTGGTCCTCTTCAAAGGCCTTATGAGCAAC aACCTGTCGGATCTGGACAGTAAAATCCAGGAGAAGGCCATGAAGGTGGACATGGACATCTGTAGACGCATCGACATCACGGCTCGCCTGTGTGATGTGGCCCAGCAGAGGAACTGTGAAGACATGGTCCAAATCTTTCAG ATGGCCACACCTCCTTCCACTCTGACCCGCCGGCCCCGGAAACAGGCGGCCCAATCGGTTAAAGGCGGCGACGGGGACGAACCAACCAGCATCTCTGAGAGCGAGGCGGACAAGGATGAGGAGTCGTGTAGCACATCAGCCAATCAGATCAACGAGGAAATGCAGAGGATGCTGAACCAGTT GAGGGAGTGTGAGTTCGAGGACGACTGTGACAGCCTGGCCTGGGAGGAGACTGAGGAGACTCTGCTGCTGTGGGAGGATTTCCCAGGATACACTCTGGGGGCAGTGGAGACACAGGGGGAG cagcagcaggaggagtcCATAGAGAAGGTAATACAGGACACAGAGTCCCTCTTCCAGACCAGAGAGAAGGAGTATCAGGAGACCATCGACCAGAtcgag TTGGAGCTGGCCACGGCTAAGAGTGACATGAACAGACACCTGCACGAGTACATGGAGATGTGTTCCATGAAGCGAGGCCTGGACGTGCAGATGGAAACGTGCAGGAGACTCATCACCCAGAGTGGAGACAGGTATCAGACACCTCCGCATGGTGCTGAACACTCTAAACGCTCAAAAAGATACCCTAG
- the LOC139554644 gene encoding non-homologous end joining factor IFFO1-like isoform X4, with protein MPDFEHFRFSYSSMNPLLGENAFLVQQQQHNQMGSHSDSSMTGLDSYGAADSGFILGEHTGFGQDGISGLDLNALPPSGLAYLHQNNMHRAPPPPAAMALRNDLGSNISVLKTLNLRFRCFLAKVHELERRNKALEKQLQQALENNEDNLEGHGKKPLTKEMGVQTGFVGPIAVRPGHIPLQNVNNSAYLPGGLLSPSLNRPTTPSFESNSKSVFRNSTLTDSNSNLNSNQLTPHISLSPLLTPTDTSNTVSNINEKYVSSGTGMSTNPPPRFLPGTVWSYNHDRRFGAGRESRVTDMGVPCAQTDGVGVQIDTITPEIRALYNVLGKVKRERDEYKRRWEEEYTVRVDLQEKVAELEEDLQESEVCQDELALRVKQLKAELVLFKGLMSNNLSDLDSKIQEKAMKVDMDICRRIDITARLCDVAQQRNCEDMVQIFQMATPPSTLTRRPRKQAAQSVKGGDGDEPTSISESEADKDEESCSTSANQINEEMQRMLNQLRECEFEDDCDSLAWEETEETLLLWEDFPGYTLGAVETQGEQQQEESIEKVIQDTESLFQTREKEYQETIDQIELELATAKSDMNRHLHEYMEMCSMKRGLDVQMETCRRLITQSGDRKSPPLVTAAMEDSDDGEKERSKVSPSADSESDEAYCDTKVNSGTVSHLPWRKS; from the exons ATGCCGGATTTTGAGCATTTCAGATTTTCATACTCTAGCATGAATCCATTATTGGGGGAGAACGCGTTCCTGGTTCAGCAACAGCAGCATAACCAGATGGGGAGCCATTCTGATTCTTCCATGACAGGCCTAGACTCATACGGTGCAGCTGACTCAGGCTTCATCTTGGGCGAGCACACCGGGTTTGGACAAGATGGCATATCTGGCCTGGACTTAAATGCGCTGCCACCTTCAGGACTCGCTTATTTGCACCAGAACAACATGCACCGTGCGCCGCCGCCCCCCGCAGCGATGGCCCTGCGTAACGACTTGGGCTCCAACATCAGTGTTCTCAAGACCTTGAATTTGCGCTTCCGTTGCTTTTTGGCTAAAGTTCATGAACTGGAGCGTCGGAATAAAGCTTTGGAGAAGCAGCTTCAACAGGCTTTGGAAAATAATGAGGACAATTTAGAAGGACACGGGAAAAAGCCATTGACTAAGGAAATGGGAGTCCAGACTGGTTTCGTAGGGCCCATCGCAGTTAGGCCCGGACATATCCCACTCCAGAACGTCAATAACTCTGCATACCTGCCTGGGGgtcttctctctccatcactcaacAGGCCTACAACTCCCTCCTTTGAGTCCAACAGCAAATCAGTATTTAGGAACTCGACTCTGACTGACTCCAATTCCAACCTCAATTCCAACCAACTCACTCCACATATTTCCCTCAGTCCTTTATTAACCCCTACTGATACTTCCAACACTGTATCCAACATTAACGAGAAATATGTCAGTTCTGGGACTGGTATGTCTACTAATCCGCCTCCCCGGTTCCTTCCCGGCACCGTTTGGTCCTACAACCACGACCGCAGGTTTGGCGCGGGGAGGGAGTCGCGCGTTACAGACATGGGTGTGCCTTGTGCCCAAACGGACGGAGTAGGTGTTCAAATCGACACCATCACCCCTGAAATACGGGCCCTGTACAACGTGTTGGGCAAGGTGAAACGAGAGAGGGATGAGTATAAACGCAG ATGGGAGGAAGAGTACACAGTCAGAGTGGACCTCCAGGAGAAAGTGGCTGAGCTGGAGGAG gaccTCCAGGAGAGTGAGGTGTGTCAGGATGAGCTGGCCCTCAGGGTGAAACAGCTGAAAGCTGAACTGGTCCTCTTCAAAGGCCTTATGAGCAAC aACCTGTCGGATCTGGACAGTAAAATCCAGGAGAAGGCCATGAAGGTGGACATGGACATCTGTAGACGCATCGACATCACGGCTCGCCTGTGTGATGTGGCCCAGCAGAGGAACTGTGAAGACATGGTCCAAATCTTTCAG ATGGCCACACCTCCTTCCACTCTGACCCGCCGGCCCCGGAAACAGGCGGCCCAATCGGTTAAAGGCGGCGACGGGGACGAACCAACCAGCATCTCTGAGAGCGAGGCGGACAAGGATGAGGAGTCGTGTAGCACATCAGCCAATCAGATCAACGAGGAAATGCAGAGGATGCTGAACCAGTT GAGGGAGTGTGAGTTCGAGGACGACTGTGACAGCCTGGCCTGGGAGGAGACTGAGGAGACTCTGCTGCTGTGGGAGGATTTCCCAGGATACACTCTGGGGGCAGTGGAGACACAGGGGGAG cagcagcaggaggagtcCATAGAGAAGGTAATACAGGACACAGAGTCCCTCTTCCAGACCAGAGAGAAGGAGTATCAGGAGACCATCGACCAGAtcgag TTGGAGCTGGCCACGGCTAAGAGTGACATGAACAGACACCTGCACGAGTACATGGAGATGTGTTCCATGAAGCGAGGCCTGGACGTGCAGATGGAAACGTGCAGGAGACTCATCACCCAGAGTGGAGACAG
- the LOC139554644 gene encoding non-homologous end joining factor IFFO1-like isoform X1 — protein sequence MPDFEHFRFSYSSMNPLLGENAFLVQQQQHNQMGSHSDSSMTGLDSYGAADSGFILGEHTGFGQDGISGLDLNALPPSGLAYLHQNNMHRAPPPPAAMALRNDLGSNISVLKTLNLRFRCFLAKVHELERRNKALEKQLQQALENNEDNLEGHGKKPLTKEMGVQTGFVGPIAVRPGHIPLQNVNNSAYLPGGLLSPSLNRPTTPSFESNSKSVFRNSTLTDSNSNLNSNQLTPHISLSPLLTPTDTSNTVSNINEKYVSSGTGMSTNPPPRFLPGTVWSYNHDRRFGAGRESRVTDMGVPCAQTDGVGVQIDTITPEIRALYNVLGKVKRERDEYKRRWEEEYTVRVDLQEKVAELEEDLQESEVCQDELALRVKQLKAELVLFKGLMSNNLSDLDSKIQEKAMKVDMDICRRIDITARLCDVAQQRNCEDMVQIFQMATPPSTLTRRPRKQAAQSVKGGDGDEPTSISESEADKDEESCSTSANQINEEMQRMLNQLRECEFEDDCDSLAWEETEETLLLWEDFPGYTLGAVETQGEQPQQQQEESIEKVIQDTESLFQTREKEYQETIDQIELELATAKSDMNRHLHEYMEMCSMKRGLDVQMETCRRLITQSGDRYQTPPHGAEHSKRSKRYPRKSPPLVTAAMEDSDDGEKERSKVSPSADSESDEAYCDTKVNSGTVSHLPWRKS from the exons ATGCCGGATTTTGAGCATTTCAGATTTTCATACTCTAGCATGAATCCATTATTGGGGGAGAACGCGTTCCTGGTTCAGCAACAGCAGCATAACCAGATGGGGAGCCATTCTGATTCTTCCATGACAGGCCTAGACTCATACGGTGCAGCTGACTCAGGCTTCATCTTGGGCGAGCACACCGGGTTTGGACAAGATGGCATATCTGGCCTGGACTTAAATGCGCTGCCACCTTCAGGACTCGCTTATTTGCACCAGAACAACATGCACCGTGCGCCGCCGCCCCCCGCAGCGATGGCCCTGCGTAACGACTTGGGCTCCAACATCAGTGTTCTCAAGACCTTGAATTTGCGCTTCCGTTGCTTTTTGGCTAAAGTTCATGAACTGGAGCGTCGGAATAAAGCTTTGGAGAAGCAGCTTCAACAGGCTTTGGAAAATAATGAGGACAATTTAGAAGGACACGGGAAAAAGCCATTGACTAAGGAAATGGGAGTCCAGACTGGTTTCGTAGGGCCCATCGCAGTTAGGCCCGGACATATCCCACTCCAGAACGTCAATAACTCTGCATACCTGCCTGGGGgtcttctctctccatcactcaacAGGCCTACAACTCCCTCCTTTGAGTCCAACAGCAAATCAGTATTTAGGAACTCGACTCTGACTGACTCCAATTCCAACCTCAATTCCAACCAACTCACTCCACATATTTCCCTCAGTCCTTTATTAACCCCTACTGATACTTCCAACACTGTATCCAACATTAACGAGAAATATGTCAGTTCTGGGACTGGTATGTCTACTAATCCGCCTCCCCGGTTCCTTCCCGGCACCGTTTGGTCCTACAACCACGACCGCAGGTTTGGCGCGGGGAGGGAGTCGCGCGTTACAGACATGGGTGTGCCTTGTGCCCAAACGGACGGAGTAGGTGTTCAAATCGACACCATCACCCCTGAAATACGGGCCCTGTACAACGTGTTGGGCAAGGTGAAACGAGAGAGGGATGAGTATAAACGCAG ATGGGAGGAAGAGTACACAGTCAGAGTGGACCTCCAGGAGAAAGTGGCTGAGCTGGAGGAG gaccTCCAGGAGAGTGAGGTGTGTCAGGATGAGCTGGCCCTCAGGGTGAAACAGCTGAAAGCTGAACTGGTCCTCTTCAAAGGCCTTATGAGCAAC aACCTGTCGGATCTGGACAGTAAAATCCAGGAGAAGGCCATGAAGGTGGACATGGACATCTGTAGACGCATCGACATCACGGCTCGCCTGTGTGATGTGGCCCAGCAGAGGAACTGTGAAGACATGGTCCAAATCTTTCAG ATGGCCACACCTCCTTCCACTCTGACCCGCCGGCCCCGGAAACAGGCGGCCCAATCGGTTAAAGGCGGCGACGGGGACGAACCAACCAGCATCTCTGAGAGCGAGGCGGACAAGGATGAGGAGTCGTGTAGCACATCAGCCAATCAGATCAACGAGGAAATGCAGAGGATGCTGAACCAGTT GAGGGAGTGTGAGTTCGAGGACGACTGTGACAGCCTGGCCTGGGAGGAGACTGAGGAGACTCTGCTGCTGTGGGAGGATTTCCCAGGATACACTCTGGGGGCAGTGGAGACACAGGGGGAG caaccgcagcagcagcaggaggagtcCATAGAGAAGGTAATACAGGACACAGAGTCCCTCTTCCAGACCAGAGAGAAGGAGTATCAGGAGACCATCGACCAGAtcgag TTGGAGCTGGCCACGGCTAAGAGTGACATGAACAGACACCTGCACGAGTACATGGAGATGTGTTCCATGAAGCGAGGCCTGGACGTGCAGATGGAAACGTGCAGGAGACTCATCACCCAGAGTGGAGACAGGTATCAGACACCTCCGCATGGTGCTGAACACTCTAAACGCTCAAAAAGATACCCTAG